The following proteins are encoded in a genomic region of Gossypium hirsutum isolate 1008001.06 chromosome D05, Gossypium_hirsutum_v2.1, whole genome shotgun sequence:
- the LOC121217131 gene encoding uncharacterized protein, giving the protein MAYFVIGFRASPKEKKLSFSQTSPKSSLGAACAVVTKGRRRKKWAFQPLFHGIFESRASNPRDRRSIRPTLRPDSDDGEKTSVDRATGDPGDRAVSDARGWGADVRRRERHATRPRVVLGVDLGAAHLGFLPLILLKMFLVCRLVIWA; this is encoded by the exons aaagaaaaaaaactttcatTCTCTCAAACCTCCCCAAAATCCAGCCTTGGGGCCGCTTGCGCCGTCGTGACCAAAGGCCGACGACGAAAAAAATGGGCTTTTCAGCCCTTGTTTCACGGCATATTCGAGAGTCGGGCTTCCAACCCGAGGGACCGAAGGAGCATTAGACCCACTTTAAGGCCCGATTCCGACGACGGCGAGAAGACATCCGTCGACAGAGCCACTGGTGATCCAG GTGACAGAGCAGTGTCTGATGCGCGTGGATGGGGCGCTGACGTGCGGCGGCGCGAAAGGCACGCGACGAGGCCACGTGTGGTGCTAGGGGTggacctaggtgcggcgcacctagggtttctGCCTCTCATTTTGCTGAAAATGTTTTTAGTTTGTCGGCTGGttatttgggcttag